One Keratinibaculum paraultunense genomic window carries:
- the pseB gene encoding UDP-N-acetylglucosamine 4,6-dehydratase (inverting) encodes MLNNKTILITGGTGSFGQKFTEMVFKRYKPKKVIIYSRDEYKQFLMKQKFPSYKKNIRFFIGDVRDKERLYRAFNGVDYVIHAAAMKQVPACEYNPFEAIKTNIHGAQNVIDAALDRGVKKVVALSTDKAVNPINLYGGTKLVSDKLFISANAYSGGEGTRFSVVRYGNVAGSRGSVIPFFKELIEKGKNKLPITDFRMTRFWITLEQGVELVFKAIEESKGGETYISKIPSFKIIDLAKAMNPKVILEEVGIREGEKLHEVMITKDDSRMTYEYENHYIIYPHFDWWSSERYFTNGGKPIEEGFEYNSGTNSEWLDVEDLRRLLTELDMMPNVQEYIGEVAVTK; translated from the coding sequence ATGTTAAACAACAAAACAATACTTATAACTGGTGGGACAGGCTCTTTTGGGCAAAAATTTACTGAAATGGTGTTTAAAAGGTATAAACCAAAAAAAGTTATTATATATTCTAGAGATGAATATAAACAGTTTTTAATGAAACAAAAGTTTCCATCTTATAAAAAGAATATAAGGTTTTTTATAGGAGATGTAAGAGATAAAGAAAGATTATATAGGGCATTTAATGGAGTAGATTATGTAATTCATGCTGCAGCTATGAAACAAGTACCTGCTTGCGAATATAATCCCTTTGAAGCTATAAAAACTAATATTCATGGTGCTCAAAATGTAATAGATGCAGCATTAGATAGAGGAGTTAAAAAGGTAGTTGCATTATCTACTGATAAAGCTGTAAATCCAATTAATTTATATGGAGGAACAAAATTAGTTTCAGACAAATTATTTATATCTGCAAATGCATATTCTGGTGGGGAAGGTACTAGGTTTTCAGTAGTTAGATATGGAAATGTAGCAGGTAGTAGAGGTTCAGTTATACCTTTTTTTAAAGAATTAATTGAAAAGGGGAAAAACAAACTTCCAATAACTGATTTCCGTATGACAAGGTTTTGGATAACATTAGAACAAGGTGTAGAATTAGTTTTTAAAGCAATAGAAGAATCCAAAGGTGGAGAAACTTATATTTCTAAAATACCTTCTTTTAAGATTATAGACTTGGCTAAAGCTATGAACCCTAAAGTTATACTAGAAGAAGTAGGAATTAGAGAAGGAGAAAAACTCCATGAAGTAATGATTACTAAAGATGATTCTAGAATGACCTATGAATATGAAAATCATTATATAATATATCCTCATTTTGATTGGTGGAGCTCAGAAAGGTATTTTACCAATGGTGGAAAGCCAATTGAAGAAGGTTTTGAATATAATTCAGGAACTAATAGTGAATGGTTAGATGTGGAAGATTTGAGGAGATTATTAACAGAATTGGATATGATGCCAAATGTTCAAGAATATATTGGAGAAGTGGCGGTGACAAAATGA
- a CDS encoding motility associated factor glycosyltransferase family protein produces the protein MLADNINILKLTYPRTWQKLKSLEDSLDMDSIQIEETKKGYKTLWVEKNNKKVYLHSKYNPIREGETIVNQYSNIEDNTTIIFYGVGLGYHIDLFLKKHPNVNYYIYEPIPEILYAYLSYKPLKKLPSLNLKDIVLADNKLETIKFFDNIINKTSDNFICIPLNSHKNIYAEKYNQFIELFKETLKDKKTSIGTNLIFQERWILNSMKNFGEVLNTPNILLEKKGEFKDKPAILVAAGPSLNEEIENIRYIKDNGLAYIFSVGSAVNTLVHYNIYPDVACTYDPGKFNQNVFTKIKEKGIKEIPMIFGSSVGYETLINYPGKKYHMITSQDSVSNYYLRNENNKPIDMVYDAPTIAVVTLQLLYELGFNPIILVGQNLAYKGKKRHSEGIHYSRDITDKDIENGIYVKDVYGEKILTSLGFDSMRQQMEQYIKILHNVKVINTTKGGAHIEGTDFIELKIVIDKYLKEKVVEHNWLEGNKTRYDREYLETQSKKMDIAYKRALKLIDDYYDTLNKIERLIRNKNFNQAEKTYIKLDKVLRKIENNDFFKVFILPMNRVQYELLANSIDSLNEEKDPVKKGKRIIDAFKGFMDLCKEDIDNIEEVYNEMKLNIEVFLENR, from the coding sequence ATGCTGGCAGATAATATTAATATATTAAAGCTGACATATCCTAGAACTTGGCAGAAATTAAAATCTTTAGAAGATTCTTTAGATATGGACTCAATTCAAATAGAAGAAACTAAAAAGGGGTACAAAACCTTATGGGTAGAAAAAAACAATAAAAAAGTATACCTTCATAGTAAGTATAATCCAATTCGAGAAGGAGAAACTATAGTAAACCAATACAGTAATATCGAAGATAATACAACAATAATATTTTATGGAGTAGGGTTAGGCTATCATATAGACTTATTTTTGAAAAAACATCCCAATGTAAATTATTATATATATGAACCAATACCAGAAATACTATATGCTTATTTATCCTATAAACCATTAAAAAAGCTACCTTCATTAAATTTAAAGGATATTGTATTAGCAGATAATAAATTAGAAACTATAAAATTTTTTGATAATATTATAAATAAAACAAGTGATAATTTTATCTGTATACCATTAAATAGCCATAAAAACATATATGCTGAGAAGTATAATCAATTTATAGAGTTATTTAAAGAAACTTTAAAAGATAAAAAAACTAGTATTGGAACAAATCTAATTTTTCAAGAAAGATGGATTTTAAATAGTATGAAAAACTTTGGAGAAGTATTAAATACTCCAAATATTCTATTAGAGAAGAAAGGTGAATTTAAAGACAAGCCTGCTATACTTGTAGCAGCAGGACCATCATTGAATGAAGAAATAGAGAATATTAGATATATAAAGGATAATGGATTGGCCTATATATTTAGTGTAGGCTCTGCTGTTAATACTTTAGTTCATTATAACATATATCCAGATGTAGCTTGTACATACGATCCTGGAAAATTTAATCAAAATGTATTTACAAAGATTAAGGAAAAAGGAATAAAAGAAATACCTATGATATTTGGCTCTAGTGTTGGATACGAAACATTAATAAATTATCCAGGAAAGAAATATCATATGATTACTAGCCAAGATTCTGTATCTAATTACTATTTAAGAAACGAAAACAATAAGCCCATAGATATGGTATATGATGCACCAACTATAGCAGTCGTAACATTACAATTATTATATGAACTAGGGTTTAACCCAATAATATTGGTAGGACAAAATCTAGCATACAAAGGTAAAAAACGACATTCAGAAGGTATTCATTATAGTAGAGATATTACAGATAAAGATATTGAAAATGGAATTTATGTTAAAGATGTATATGGGGAAAAAATATTAACAAGTTTGGGATTTGATAGTATGAGGCAGCAAATGGAGCAATATATTAAGATTTTACATAATGTAAAGGTAATAAACACAACAAAAGGTGGAGCTCATATAGAGGGAACAGATTTTATAGAGTTGAAAATTGTAATTGATAAATATTTAAAAGAAAAGGTAGTGGAACATAATTGGCTAGAGGGAAATAAAACCAGATATGATAGAGAATATTTAGAGACTCAATCTAAAAAAATGGATATAGCCTATAAAAGGGCATTAAAATTAATAGATGATTATTATGATACTTTAAATAAGATAGAGAGATTGATAAGAAATAAAAATTTTAATCAAGCAGAGAAAACCTATATAAAGTTGGACAAGGTTTTAAGAAAGATTGAAAATAATGATTTTTTCAAAGTATTTATATTACCTATGAATAGAGTTCAGTATGAATTACTAGCTAATAGTATAGATAGTCTAAATGAAGAAAAAGATCCAGTTAAAAAAGGCAAAAGGATAATAGATGCTTTTAAAGGTTTTATGGATTTATGCAAAGAAGATATAGATAATATAGAAGAGGTTTACAATGAAATGAAATTAAATATAGAAGTATTTTTAGAGAATAGGTGA
- the fliW gene encoding flagellar assembly protein FliW: protein MILKTKNFGEIEIDEENIIHFPEGILGFEEEKQFVIIKDEDEQNPFQWLQSVQNPELAFVIINPFFVFPDYDIVLSKSVQEKLKIEDEKDVAVYSIVVVPEDIEKMTVNLLGPIVININKKLGKQVILDDDRYTTKHYIFKQRSQDRSV from the coding sequence ATGATACTAAAAACTAAAAATTTTGGAGAAATAGAAATTGATGAGGAAAATATAATTCATTTTCCAGAAGGAATATTAGGATTTGAAGAAGAAAAGCAATTTGTAATAATAAAGGATGAAGATGAACAAAACCCATTTCAATGGCTTCAATCAGTGCAAAATCCTGAATTAGCTTTTGTAATAATAAATCCTTTTTTTGTATTTCCTGACTATGATATAGTATTATCTAAATCCGTGCAAGAAAAATTAAAAATAGAAGATGAAAAGGATGTAGCAGTATATTCTATAGTAGTGGTTCCAGAGGATATAGAAAAGATGACAGTAAATTTATTAGGTCCTATAGTTATAAATATAAATAAAAAACTAGGCAAACAGGTAATACTAGATGATGATAGATATACTACAAAGCACTACATTTTTAAGCAAAGATCTCAAGATAGGAGCGTGTAA
- the flgL gene encoding flagellar hook-associated protein FlgL has product MRITNNMLINNMVYNLNQNLKTLEKLQYQKATGKKFRVPSDDPIGVSKSLKFNTDIAKLEQYKRNAEDATSWMVDTELALGEIGEILKRAYELTIDVANGTKKAPEDLQKVKEEIDQLREHLIQIGNTTYSDRHIFSGFKTDKPLLKEDGTYNIDLNMDEIFEYNVGISETVKVNTPGGKVFGRGDVNSTPDYNSNISENEKPYLIAVFDALSEELDSGQNLDVIQETIGKLQNCHEQVLAVRAEVGAKMNRLEITEKRIDAQIGNVNELLSFNEDVDIAEISIQIAMAENVYISSLMVGAKIIQPTLVQFLT; this is encoded by the coding sequence ATGCGTATAACTAACAATATGCTTATAAATAATATGGTATACAATTTAAATCAAAATTTAAAAACTTTGGAAAAGCTTCAGTATCAAAAAGCTACAGGAAAGAAATTTAGAGTTCCTTCTGATGATCCAATAGGTGTTAGTAAAAGTTTAAAATTTAATACAGATATAGCAAAGTTAGAACAATATAAGAGAAATGCAGAAGATGCAACATCTTGGATGGTGGATACAGAACTAGCTTTAGGTGAAATAGGGGAAATATTGAAAAGAGCATATGAATTAACAATAGATGTAGCCAATGGGACCAAAAAAGCTCCTGAAGATTTACAAAAGGTAAAAGAAGAAATTGATCAGTTAAGAGAGCATTTAATTCAAATTGGAAATACTACTTATTCTGACAGACATATATTTAGTGGGTTTAAAACAGACAAACCATTATTGAAGGAAGATGGAACCTATAATATAGATTTAAATATGGACGAAATATTTGAGTATAATGTAGGTATATCAGAAACTGTCAAGGTAAATACGCCTGGTGGAAAGGTATTTGGAAGAGGCGATGTAAATAGTACACCTGATTATAATTCTAATATATCGGAAAATGAAAAACCTTATTTAATAGCAGTGTTTGATGCTTTATCAGAAGAGTTAGATAGTGGGCAAAATCTTGATGTAATTCAAGAAACCATTGGAAAATTACAAAACTGTCATGAACAAGTTTTAGCTGTAAGAGCAGAAGTTGGTGCTAAAATGAATAGATTAGAGATAACTGAAAAGAGGATAGATGCTCAAATAGGTAATGTAAATGAACTATTATCTTTTAACGAAGATGTGGATATAGCAGAGATATCTATACAAATAGCTATGGCAGAAAATGTATATATATCTAGTCTTATGGTAGGGGCTAAAATAATACAGCCAACTTTAGTTCAATTTTTAACTTAG
- the csrA gene encoding carbon storage regulator CsrA — translation MLILSRKEEESIIIDGNIVIKVLEIQEGKVRLGIDAPKEVDIFREELYKSIQEENMQAAKTSVDIKKMGKLFNG, via the coding sequence ATGCTAATACTTTCAAGAAAAGAAGAAGAATCTATCATCATAGATGGAAATATAGTAATAAAGGTTTTGGAAATCCAAGAAGGGAAGGTAAGATTAGGAATAGATGCTCCTAAAGAAGTTGATATTTTTCGAGAAGAATTATACAAAAGCATACAAGAAGAAAATATGCAAGCTGCTAAAACTAGTGTAGATATTAAAAAAATGGGTAAACTATTTAATGGGTAA
- a CDS encoding HD domain-containing phosphohydrolase — protein MLLDIFIEEENTGLKLSRYIREIIENKATRIVLMTSKESQKLEEEAILNYDINGYEEKIQLLTNKLRTVVVAALRAYKDIMYINNNKRIMEEVVASSSNLFEKVSIQDFIKTAFCSINSLINLCRKDKECNANGLTALRLFNDEAFKVTSAYGKYKDCIGKKIMDSISQEDFELIKKAYRMRKPLITDNRYVSYYHSSSGIEGMVFIEAKKQINHLDKEILNIFHRNILAAFESLCLNKEIEETQKEILYLLGEVTEARSEETGNHVKRVSKYSKILAEKYGLSQREIMLISMASPIHDIGKVAIPDSILLKPGKLTPEEFDIVKTHTTIGYNLLKGSDRELLKSAAIIAHEHHERYDGGGYPRGLKGDEIHIFGRIVAVADVFDALGSPRVYKKAWVMNDILNYFKEERGKHFDPDLVDILFDNLDEFIEIKEKYSDENIKVIEKVSDNNIEK, from the coding sequence GTGCTCTTAGATATTTTTATTGAGGAGGAAAACACAGGACTTAAATTATCTAGATATATAAGGGAAATTATAGAGAATAAAGCTACTAGAATAGTTTTGATGACCAGCAAAGAAAGCCAAAAATTAGAAGAAGAAGCTATACTAAATTATGATATAAATGGCTATGAAGAAAAAATACAGCTATTGACTAACAAATTACGTACAGTTGTAGTGGCTGCTCTTAGAGCTTATAAAGATATTATGTATATAAATAATAATAAAAGAATAATGGAAGAAGTAGTTGCTTCATCTAGTAATTTATTTGAAAAAGTATCTATTCAGGACTTTATAAAAACTGCATTTTGTTCCATTAATTCTTTGATAAATCTTTGTAGGAAGGATAAAGAGTGTAATGCAAACGGATTGACAGCTCTTAGACTTTTTAATGATGAAGCTTTTAAAGTAACATCTGCCTATGGTAAATATAAAGACTGTATAGGGAAAAAAATTATGGACTCTATATCCCAAGAAGATTTTGAATTGATAAAAAAAGCCTATAGGATGAGAAAACCTTTAATAACTGATAATAGATATGTATCATATTATCATAGTTCTAGTGGGATAGAAGGAATGGTGTTTATAGAAGCTAAAAAACAAATAAATCATTTAGATAAGGAAATTTTAAATATATTTCACAGGAACATATTAGCTGCTTTTGAAAGTCTTTGCCTTAACAAAGAAATAGAAGAAACTCAAAAAGAAATATTATATTTATTAGGAGAAGTTACAGAAGCACGTTCAGAGGAAACAGGCAATCATGTAAAAAGAGTTTCCAAATATAGTAAGATATTAGCAGAAAAATATGGATTATCCCAAAGAGAAATAATGCTAATTTCCATGGCATCTCCTATTCATGATATAGGTAAGGTAGCTATTCCAGATAGTATATTATTAAAGCCAGGAAAACTTACCCCAGAAGAATTTGATATAGTAAAAACTCATACTACCATAGGCTACAATCTACTAAAAGGCTCAGATAGGGAATTACTAAAATCTGCAGCTATAATAGCCCATGAACATCATGAAAGATACGATGGTGGAGGCTATCCAAGAGGATTAAAAGGAGATGAGATACACATATTTGGTCGCATAGTAGCAGTAGCGGATGTGTTTGATGCATTAGGCTCTCCAAGGGTATATAAAAAGGCATGGGTGATGAATGATATACTAAATTATTTTAAAGAAGAAAGGGGTAAGCATTTTGACCCAGACTTGGTGGATATACTATTTGACAATTTAGATGAATTTATAGAGATAAAAGAAAAATATTCTGATGAAAATATTAAAGTTATTGAAAAGGTATCCGATAATAATATTGAGAAGTAA
- the hag gene encoding flagellin Hag, which produces MRINNNIMAMNANRQLAINNTAVSKSLEKLSSGYRINRAGDDAAGLSISEKMRAQIRGLNMASKNAQDGISLIQTAEGALDEVHSILQRMRELAVQSANDTNMTTVDRQAMQTEINQLLEEISGISTRTQFNTQTLLDGTFKDKVFHIGANSGQNMKITIGAMTTSGLKIDNLKVENIDDVDETTTGGILTQEDADKAITTINDAINKVSTQRSELGAIQNRLEHTVKNLDNSAENLQAAESRIRDVDMAKEMMEFTKQTILQQAATAMLAQANQVPQTVLQLLR; this is translated from the coding sequence ATGAGAATTAACAACAACATTATGGCTATGAATGCCAACAGACAATTAGCTATTAACAACACTGCAGTTTCTAAATCTTTAGAGAAGCTATCCTCAGGTTATAGAATTAATCGTGCTGGAGATGATGCAGCAGGACTATCTATTTCTGAAAAGATGAGAGCTCAAATAAGAGGACTTAATATGGCTTCCAAAAATGCTCAAGATGGTATATCACTAATCCAAACAGCAGAAGGAGCATTAGATGAAGTACACTCAATTTTACAAAGAATGAGAGAATTAGCAGTACAATCAGCAAATGACACTAATATGACAACAGTAGATAGACAGGCTATGCAAACAGAAATAAATCAATTACTAGAAGAAATAAGCGGTATATCTACTAGAACTCAATTTAATACTCAAACACTATTAGATGGAACTTTTAAAGATAAAGTATTCCACATAGGTGCAAACAGTGGACAAAATATGAAGATTACAATAGGAGCAATGACTACAAGTGGATTAAAAATTGATAATCTTAAAGTTGAAAACATTGATGATGTTGATGAGACCACTACAGGTGGTATATTAACTCAAGAAGATGCAGATAAAGCAATAACAACAATTAATGATGCAATAAATAAAGTTTCTACTCAGAGATCAGAGCTAGGAGCTATTCAAAATCGACTAGAACATACAGTTAAAAACTTAGATAATTCAGCTGAAAACTTACAAGCTGCAGAAAGTAGAATTAGAGATGTAGATATGGCTAAAGAGATGATGGAATTCACAAAACAAACTATACTACAACAAGCAGCTACTGCAATGCTTGCTCAAGCAAATCAAGTACCACAAACAGTATTACAGTTATTAAGATAA
- a CDS encoding motility associated factor glycosyltransferase family protein yields MHYENNINLLKKNYPNILKDIIKIIPNKNTYEITKTKTNQSTVKINQEGKFYFLHSKYNPNREAKSIAEENYDISIQNYIIFGLGFGYHVEELMSMAPNSNFYIIETNKEIFRLALENVDLSNIIRNSRAKLFVTDDIVEINEILNEVLIKEDIKIVLHNPSFKTMSGNLLELKYLLEEFKMKEDSVEKFAPTLNENFKSNIKNYNDNVDILFNKYNNIPLYIISAGPSLDKNIKELKKAKGKGIILSVGRAVRFLLKENIEPDFIIITDPQKFVYNSQLKGLDIDIPLIVLSTCDKNVMLNYKGKKLIALQEGYTPAEEYAKKHNHKLVQTGGSVATTALDVAINMGCNPIIFVGQDLAYTDGKTHSKFSYSKEVNGYRNLRRVEDIYGNTVYSPKNLYSYLRWIQNRIVNEKGIKFIDATEGGAKIKGTEILTLKETIDRYLI; encoded by the coding sequence ATGCATTATGAAAACAACATAAACTTACTGAAGAAAAATTACCCAAATATCCTTAAAGACATAATAAAAATAATACCGAATAAAAACACATATGAAATAACAAAAACCAAGACCAATCAATCCACAGTAAAAATCAATCAAGAGGGCAAGTTTTATTTTTTGCATAGTAAATACAATCCAAATAGAGAAGCAAAAAGCATAGCAGAAGAGAATTATGATATATCAATTCAAAATTATATAATATTTGGTTTAGGATTTGGATATCATGTAGAAGAATTGATGTCTATGGCTCCTAATTCTAATTTTTACATAATTGAAACTAATAAAGAAATATTTAGATTAGCATTAGAGAATGTAGATTTAAGCAATATTATTAGAAACAGTAGAGCTAAACTGTTTGTAACAGATGATATAGTTGAGATTAATGAAATATTAAATGAGGTACTTATAAAAGAAGATATAAAAATAGTCCTTCATAATCCATCCTTTAAAACAATGTCTGGAAACTTATTAGAATTAAAATATTTATTAGAAGAATTTAAAATGAAAGAGGATTCAGTAGAGAAATTTGCTCCAACATTAAATGAAAATTTTAAATCTAATATTAAAAATTATAATGATAATGTAGATATATTATTTAATAAATATAATAATATACCTTTATACATTATATCTGCAGGACCATCTTTAGATAAAAATATAAAAGAACTTAAAAAAGCTAAAGGGAAGGGTATAATCTTATCAGTTGGTAGAGCAGTTAGATTCTTATTAAAAGAAAATATAGAGCCAGATTTTATTATTATTACAGATCCTCAAAAATTTGTATATAATAGTCAATTAAAAGGCTTGGATATAGATATACCCCTTATAGTATTATCTACCTGTGATAAAAATGTAATGCTAAATTATAAAGGGAAAAAGCTGATAGCATTACAAGAAGGATATACACCAGCTGAAGAATATGCTAAGAAACATAATCATAAGCTAGTCCAAACAGGAGGTTCAGTAGCCACTACAGCTTTAGATGTTGCTATTAATATGGGTTGTAATCCAATAATATTTGTAGGGCAAGATTTAGCATACACAGATGGAAAAACTCACTCTAAATTCAGTTATTCCAAAGAAGTAAATGGATATAGAAATTTAAGAAGAGTAGAAGATATATATGGAAATACAGTTTATTCTCCTAAAAATTTATATAGTTACTTAAGATGGATTCAAAATAGAATAGTAAACGAAAAAGGAATAAAATTTATAGATGCAACAGAAGGAGGAGCTAAAATAAAGGGAACAGAAATATTAACTTTAAAGGAAACTATAGACAGATATTTAATTTAA